GTCTGAATAGCTGGTTTGTTTATCCCCAAGCCTGCTCAGCAGTTAAGAATAGTTCTTTATCTTCCCATTAAGACTgtattattttacagaaaagtgGGTGGTATCCAGTTTTACCCTGATATTGGCCCATTCCCAGAAGATCCTTACTGACACTGGAAGATGGAAGAAATACTCACAAATGTTTCCTTCAACAATGAATTTTTAAGTCAAGAGCTCTGATACACTCCAGCATCAGCTGGGGGTACTTcttataaaaaaaaccctttgatTTTCCAGGAATATTTTTCCCTTAAAGCAGCTGAACTGCCATGAAGAGCTAAATGATCCCCTCACCTCTTCACCCTGGGGGAGCTCTGACACCAAACACGgggtgcaggagctgagcctgcccccatctcctgcagggtgctgggctgAATCTGTGTCCCATCTcctgcagggtgctgggctgAATCTGTGCCCCATCTCCTGCAGGGTCCTGTTTCCCCATCTCCTGCAGGGTGCTGTGCTGAATCTGTGCCCCATCTCCTACAGTTTGCTGTGCTGAATTTGTGCCCCATCTCCTGCAGGGTCCTGTGCCCCATCTCCTGCACTTTGCTGTGCTGAATCTGTGCCCCATGTCCTGCACTTTGCTGTGCTGAATCTGTGCCCCATGTCCTGCACTTTGCTGTGCTGAATCTGTGCCCCATGTCCTGCACTTTGCTGTGCTGAATCTGTGCCCCATCTCCTGCACTTTGCTGTGCTGAATCTGTGCCCCATCTCCTGCACTTTGCTGTGCTGAATCTGTGCCCCATCTCCTGCACTTTGCTGTGCTGAATCTGTGCCCCATCTCCTGCACTTTGCTGTGCTGAATCTGTGCCCCATGTCCTGCACTTTGCTGTGCTGAATCTGTGCCCCATGTCCTGCACTTTGCTGTGCTGAATCTGTGCCCCATGTCCTGCACTTTGCTGTGCTGAATCTGTGCCCCATGTCCTGCACTTTGCTGTGCTGAATCTGTGCCCCATCTCCTGCACTTTGCTCTGCTGAATCTGTGCCCCATCTCCTGCAGTTCGCTGTGCTGAACGTGCCGGGTTTTGGCTTTTGTGTCCCTACAGCGACATCCCCGCGGGTGTCCTCGGAGCTGGAGCAGGCGCGGCCCCAGACCAGCGgcgaggaggagctgcagctgcagctggcgCTGGCCATGAGCCGGGAGGTGGCGGAGCAGGTCGGTGCCCGTGTAGGTTTTCCAAAGTGTCCCTGCTTGGAGAGTTCACAGTGCAGcctggtttggttggttgggtttgattttatcttatttttattttattttattttattttaaattttattttattttattttttaaattttgttttgtttattttatcttattttcttttaatttgaatttaatttaattttattttttattttattttatctcgttttttattttatttttattttttattttatttattttgtttaatcttgttttattttatttttatttttatttagttttattttactttctcttatttttatattttattttattttattttattatcttcttttcccctttccccctcctttccctttccccttcctttcccttccctttccccttccccctttcctttcctttcctttcctttcctttcctttcctttcctttcctttcctttcctttcctttcctttcctttcctttcctttcctttcctttcctttcctttcctttcctttcctttcctttccattccattccattccattttatttctattttattttatcttatttcatttattttatcttattttattttatttatggcaGCTTGGCTTTGCTCCAGGTAGAATCCTGTGTGtgggttggtttcttttttattattattattcttcaaatctctttttaaagtaACTTCAGCCTCCGAGCTGTTGAGACTAGTGGAAGATGACAGTCACTTTGAGAGAAGACTTTGTGTGGGAGGATGTTAATCATCACATTACTGAAGATGTTTTCAGTTAGGAAGAGCTGAAAGCATGACTGGTCCTGAAATCTTCATTAATGTCAGTGAATTCTGATTCCAGTGGAATTTGGAACAGCCTGTTCGTTTGGTGGGAGTTTCTGGAACAGGAGGGTGACCTGACACAAAGTAccagaatatattaaaaaaaaatggattaaGGAAATTGACTCCTGATCTGTCACCTGAGTTATGTTACTGTGCTAATTCTTAGCAGCTTCATTCTGAATTTGGAGTAAATTTGGATAAAATGACTGCATTTTAATACATAACAAAGACAAATCTCAGCTCTGAGTGAAAATTCAAGTCAGCCATGCTGAGTGCCTGGAATATTTTAGAGGATTCCTGTAACAATTTAGTTTACAGCTGTATGTTAAGCATGAATGCTCGGAAAGGGAAACTGTAACCCAGTAAACTTTGTCATTATTGAGCAATAAAGGGAACTAAAATATAAATCAACTCCTAAGCATTTGAAGTAGCTTCAGAAATGACAAGCTGGGGGATTAGTCAACTTCTGAGAGACATGATGCAAGCAGAGATATTTAAAGGAGTTGAGTGTGGCATAAACATTGTAGTTACAGATGTTTAAACCTTCAAATTACACCTGCACTTGGCAAGACTCAATTCCCTCGGTGCATCTCGCACCAGCGTGGAGGGAAGTGAACAAAGGCAGGGGAAATTCCAGTTTGGCTCCCTGCAATCCTCAGTGGTGATCTGAATGCTGAAAAACCATGATGCCAATTTAAAAATGGCTTGTTCATTGAAGTTCTGTGGTGTTTCTAACAGAATTTTGGAAAGAATGGAGCAACACCAgggtaaatttaaaaatggctTGTTCACTTGAAGTTCTGTGGTGTTTCTAACAGAATTTTGGAAAGAAGGGAGCAACACCGgggtaaatttaaaaatgccttgTTCACTTGAAGTTCTGTGGTGTTTCTAACAGAATTTTGGAAAGAATGGAGCAACACCGgggtaaatttaaaaatggctTGTTCACTTGAAGTTCTGTGGTGTTTCTAACAGAATTttggaaagaataaaacaaCACCAGGGTAAATCCCAACCAGCAATGACCACAGCAGGGTCGGGGTGCTCCCGAGGCACGAACCCCAGGAGAGCTCCTGTGCCTGGTGTGTGCTGTGTGGAAATGGAGCCTGtggagcacaggggcagggctggagccctgcagggagcagcagcagctcagagcaggctcGTGCTCGGTGTCACCAGTGTTGGTTTCCTTTGCAGGAGGAGCGCCTCAGACGCGGGGACGATCTGAGATTACAGATGGCTCTGGAGGAGAGTCGCAGAGACACAATTAAAATTCCCAAAAAGAAGGAGGTAGTGCCTTGGCCTAAGAAATTCCCGGTTATGCTGCCAAAAGCTGAATTACAGTAACACAAATTTAGCTTAATACCGAGCTCTTTTGTGCTTTTGGGTTTGCTTTGTTGTGTAGCTTAAAGCTTCTTCCGTGTGGGTTAAATTTGGAGCTAGTCAATGCAGGCgtgtaaaaggaaaaataataataataatgataataataataataattgctTCTTCACTCTCGTGGGTTTGTACTTCAGCCTGGCAAGGCTCTTGAGTAAAGCTCAGCTTCTTCCTGCCCTCAGCACACCACCCTGTTGGACCTGATGGATGCCCTGCCCTCCTCGGCACCGGCCCCGGCCAAAAGCGAGCCCTGGggacctcctgctgctgctgctgctgctgctgctgctgctgccaaccAAACGGATCCCTGGGGAGgatccacagctgcagcccctgcctccgACCCCTGGCAATCATTTGGTAAGAGCAAACTGCCAGGAGCACTGGGATTTCaaaggttttgctttttaaccTTGCACTTCAAAGTTCCTCAGTGTTGTACTCATGTACGAGTccattttcattcatttcacTAAATTCCTCATTTCCAAGCAATGGAATGAGGAGCATCAAAACACCAATGgcagttgctttttttttttttttttttaagcagctgagtttctgtgtggttttttaaGCAGCTGAGTTTCTTCTAAGGAAGAAGAGAGTGGCAATTCTGTTATCTTTACAGCAAAACCAACTTGTCCAGCTGGTGTCTCACTGCTGGCTGTGTCAGTGCCATGGCTTTAGACTGTTCCCAGAATTTAATCTGATATTAGGCAGGGTGCTGAGCTTAGGAAGGCCATCAGTGTGAATTATCATGTCTTTAGTTGCTCCTAGAGAATTATAATGCATTTGTGTATGGTCAGAACCAAAAGGATTAAATTACttaaatgaagatttttatAGCAGACAAAAAAATTCAGGTTGCCATTTAAAATACTGAATGTTCCATAGGATTCCAATGCTAAATCCATGGAATATATCTGAAGGGAAAGGTGCAGTGTTTCACATTTTAAAGAGCAGCTAAGCCAAATTTTTGTGtggtattttggttttttgtgtgtgtgttgctgCCTGTGTGGTGGGCTGATGTCTGGGTCAGCCACAGCCTGCCAAGGAGTTACTCCTTGGATAAGAAAGTGGCTGGTTTCTCACAGTGTAACACTTGGAACTGGAGGTGGATCTATTTTTTGGTTGGAatttttgacttttttaaaGGGCAGGGAGTTTCTGTGCAAATCTTGATGAAGATTTCCATGAAGATTGACACCTTTGTTCTGTCAGTTCTGTTTCGGGCTGCTGATTCTACAACCTGTGCTCCAAAATGCTTCCAAGCTGTTTGCAATCCACACACCACCATCAGATTCCTGATGAAAAATTGGAAGTTTAATGATAAAATGCCTTGTTTGGGGACTTTTCCCTGCTCATGATGGCATGAAAGGCACCTACAAAGCTCCTGGGCCAACTGCCAGGTCATCATTCCAAGTGTCACCTGCTTTTTTTGGTGATAGGAACTGAGAAAAAGCCCAGATTTTGGGCCCTGAGGCCACTCCGTTTATTTTTCCATGGCTTAAAGCAACCAAAATCCCCTTTCCTCAAATCTCCACCTGATGTGTCACCCTGTGACAGGATTTTCCTTGTACCAGTTCCAGCTGTAGCATCTCCTCAGTGCTTCCCAGCTTTCTTTCACCACAGCACAATCCCTGCTTCCAGCCCGCTGGATTCTCCCAGGAATAGTCTCCAAGATGCCAGTTCATGAATTTGCTGGTAAAAAAATGACTCAGGAATCTGCATTTCCCAACTCCTGCCAGTGCTGTGGTGTTCCAGTGGAGCTGATGGAAGCTCCAGGAAGGGATTTTCCCGAGCATTCTCGTTTTGAGTGCTCCTTTTAGGGAAGAAAGGACATTTTGGGAAATGCTGTCATTAGTGTggcactgctcctgcctcagcactggggacagtaaAGGAAATGGGAGTATTGCTGTGAGAATAATGGGCCTTCCTTGGAGAGTTTTGGCAtttcctgctctggagctgtaGTGACCACGTGCCTGCTgatgaaacaaaacccaaaattccaGCTGGAATTTGTGCCACTGTGTGGCACAGCATTCCTGATTTACAGGAATATTGGGATGCCGGGGGGGTTGAATAATGGAGttttaaaagctaaaataattttcagttgtAATTTGAAATCTGCAGGATATTGAAGGTCAGAGTTGTTGCATGTGGGTGATTCTGTCCTGCTCTCTTGGGTTATAAAATCCTCATTTGGGAATCAAACCTTTGGTGATTGAATTTGTAGGGATGAAGAGTTGTCAGCATGTTCCAGTAGAAATGAGAACCCTGAGCACACAGGCATTgggttaaaaataataaaggggTATCAGTGGGCAGCTTAGATGTGTGTCAGGAGTGCttagaaatgggaataaaaaagcacagctggctcaggggagctgattatatttttataaaatagcAGTGGGTTTAAAAGAGTTGGAAAACATTCCCTCTGAATCTTACAGCTTCCTTTGTCCAAGGGTTAATGTTGTGTATCTCACACCTTTTacctttgggatttttataAATTCACTTTCCCCTGAGTTCATAAATAGACCCTGTGATTTAGGTCACCTCCAGGCAGGGATTGTCACTTGTGGTGGCAATGTCAGCAACAAAGGcaagtttattttcttgctgGAACTGCAGGTATTTGTATCCAGAGAGGGGAATTGTTTATTCCTCTGCCTTGCCAGGAATTTCCTGGTGCTGTTGTTGGTCAGAGTGTGACAAATGCTGGGAGtggctggtgctgagctgctgctcccattAATGCTCAGTGTTAATTGGGAGGAGGAAAGGCTCCTGGGAGGGGTCAGTGCCCAAGGAAAGGCTCCTGGGAGGGGTCAGTGCCCAAGGAAAGGCTCCTGGGAGGGGTCAGTGCCCAAGGAAAGGCTCCTGGATGGGGTCAGTGCCCAAGGAAAGGCTCCTGGATGGGGTCAGTGTCCAAGGAAAGGCTCCTGGATGGGGTCAGTGTCCAAGGAAAGGCTCCTGGGAGGGGTCAGTGCCCAAGGAAAGGCTCCTGGGAGGGGTCAGTGCCCAAGGAAAGGCTCCTGGATGGGGTCAGTGCCCAAGGAAAGGCTCCTGGGAGGGGTCAGTGCCCAAGGAAAGGCTCCTGGATGGGGTCAGTGCCCAAGGAAAGGCTCCTGGATGGGGTCAGACTCCAAGGAAAGGCTCCTGGATGGGGTCAGACTCCAAGGAAAGGCTCCTGGATGGGGTCAGTGCCCAAGGAAAGGCTCCTGGGAGGGGTCAGTGTCCAAGGAAAGGCTCCTGGGAGGGGTCAGTGCCCAAGGAAAGGCTCCTGGATGGGGTCAGTGCCCAAGGAAAGGCTCCTGGGAGGGGTCAGTGCCCAAGGAAAGGCTCCTGGGAGGGGTCAGTGCCCAAGGAAAGGCTCCTGGATGGGGTCAGACTCCAAGGAAAGCTTTCTAGAGAAGCAGCACTGACTTCTCTTCCTGCTGATTCTTCTTGCAGGTGCCAAACCAGCTGCTTCTGTTGAcccctgggcagcaccagcaggatcCACAGCTCAGCCTCTGGCCAAAAATGTGGACCCTTGGGCTCCTGCTCAGCCATCTTCTACTGCAGCAAAATCTTCTGTGGATCCTTGGGGATCAGCACCTGCAAACAAACCTCTCTCTACTTCTGGTGAGCAATATTCTCATCCCATATGCATCTTATTTGAGTAATGAGGAGAAGTCCAAATGGTTTTCTTGCATTGTGTGGTTCAAAGAAGCTGGACAATTGGCAGAATTggtcttcaaaataaaagggaCTTGGAATaaccagcaggaaaaagaaatttgaatgTAATTATTCAGACTTACAGCTCTGAATTCGAGGTGCTGcttcctgctctgtcccttcTATGTCTCCTCCTGGTATTTGTGGCTGCCTGCTGAGCACTTgggactgctgctgctctgggttttATCTTTAATTAGGCAAGGACTTAATTTCTGGCAATGAATGATACTCTAATTTCACCTTTCCTCATGATGAATAGTTCTGCAGATGGATGTCTCTGCAGATGTAGATTGACAGGTTGAGCAGCTCGGAGGAGACTTTTAGAGGTGCAAATGAAGGTTTGTTCCTTCAGACTGAGGGTGTGAAaccctccctgagccctggtAAAGATGTAGAAGGTGCTGCTGTAATTGTCTTTTCATGCTCTGTAACTAATACAACCTTGATGAGTGTTAATACCTGGCATTTTCATATTGGCACCATGGCTAAAAGCatccaaaatgcattttctgctcATCGTTCGTCCCAGAATACAACAGACAAAGGGATCTGAGTGCTGCAAAAACTTCTCTAAGCAGCTTTTCCTGGGCAAAGGGCAATAACTGGAGCATTGTGAAATGAGCCTTTAGCTATGGTGGCTCTTTGTTCTTGATAAATATTGTTTTTATGTTCAATTTTCACCTTCTCTTGGGTTTTGTCATCTTGTGCTCTTCTTGCTTGAAATGTCCTGaaggttaaaaataaactaaGAAAACATTTCAGCTAATTAAAAATACCCACACAAACCTTAAAGCTGTTCAGGAGTGTGATTGCTGATCATTTAGGTGTTGTTTCTGTGCCTCCCAGTCTGAGGTAAGAGTGTGTCCACATTTGGCTGTGGTGATGTTTCATTGATTGCAAGCTCTGGGTGAGTGCTGGTGCTTCAGCTAACGGGGCTTTGCCACCTCCACAACCTCTGCTCTGgcattcctcctcctttccactTGGGAAGCAGAAATGAAATCATCACTGGTGGTGTTTTCCTTGAGGGCTGATTAACACTTGATAGTTGAGGCTGTAAATCCATTTCTGTTCTCTCCTTCCACAGCAAGATCTGCTTGTCTCTAATGCAGACACTCAATCAACCAAACCCCAGCGTGCTCAGGTGTGCCCTACACTGATCCAAAAGCAAACTGCTCTGATTTAGTTGTTCCATGCTGTCAGAAAGGACAGTTCTGTGACATTCTGCTTCTCCCAGCTCAGAGTAGGAgcactcccagctgctgccctggaacCTGTGGTGGCTTCTTGGTGACAGGAACGGGTCAGGAATTGCTTCCAGGAGGATCAGCTGTGTGATGCAACTGAAGATGTGTTAATGACAGGGCTGTCTTGTTGTTTTGAACAGGAAGTACATCTTTTGACCTCTTCAGTAATTTGAATGGTACAGTTAAAGAtgatttttctgaatttgaCACACTTCGAACTTCCAAAAAGCCAGGTACGAATCAAATTCTTAGCATGTGGACAGGTTGGGTGACAGTCACGGCAACAAATGTCTCTGTTCTTAAATTTtattgaacaaaaaaaatcagtttccaCAAAGGAAGTGATGATGCAGCAGTAAAAGCTCCTTGTTTCCATTTTGGCCTGTGCATGAACTCGTGGGGAATGGGCCTTTTGTACTCCATGGAATTGCACCGTGTGACCTTTTGCTGCATTGACCCAGAAATTTGTTGGACTTCCTAATTTCCAGTGTCCAACATGTTTGGAGCAGGGCTTATGCTCAGAGACTCAACCAGAACCATGCTGACTGAATCTCTCAAATGTGTAAATTCCAGCAGGAAGATGAGAAAATACCTTCTCTGAATACTCTGATTTATTTTGCCTCTGGTCAATGGTCAGTAAATCAACACTGCCAGACCCTGTCAGTGCTGTGGTAGCATTGCTCTCAGGATGGTTCTGCCTGAAGCACAGCTGGGCTTTTTgaggagccagccctgggtggAATCCAGCTAGGAAGGGCACAGCAGTGGTGTAGGGCCAGGGCACGAGCCAAGGCTTTGGAGTATCTGTTCCTTGGAGCCTGTGAgtcccacctggagcagcaaAGCTGTGGAATTCCAGCAGTAGAGCGCTGCAACTCTGACTGTAGCTTCTTCATGCTCTGCTAAAGGACATTGAGCTGCTTGCATGCTGAGAGGGTGTAACAGCCTGAAACACTGAGCCCTGACTAACACTAACTTAGCATAAAGCATCTCTGCTCCCACACCCTTCAGCCTGCTctctgcctgggctctgggcaTTAACCAGGAGTTCTGTTTGTCCCTTTGTGTTGTTGCAGCTGAATCAGGTTCCACTCTGCCCTCTCAGCACAGTGGCACCACGAGTCCTGATCTCTTTGAGTCCCAGCACTCGAGTGGGACATCAGGCAAGCAGAGCACGGCCCGGAAAACCCCGGAGTCCTTCCTGGGCCCCAACGCTGCCCTGGTGAACCTGGACTCCCTGGTGTCCAAGCCACCACAGCCTGTTACTTCTCTGAACCCATTCTTGGCACCAGGTTGGTTTCTGCACAATCCTTCACTTTTCTGTTGGAGCtttcccttcctgcaggggAATTCTGCCCAGCTCGGTGCTGGCGGGGTTAAAGATGGGTGGTTTGGGCTTGGTTTTGTTGGATACTTCAGCCAACAGATCATGAGCAAGAGCAGGAGGGTTTCAGAGAGGCATCCTGGGCTCACCCAGCACAGTGACAGTCCCTGAAAACACAGAGCCTCTGCTCTTGGTCTGCAGCTGAGCTTCATTCCAGCAGTTCTGCTCACTCAGAATTATCTGTGTTAGAAAGTTTGGGGTTGTTAAAAATGGCTGAACTTCAGCTGGATTTTGTCAAAACAGGTAAGATTGCCTTGGGAAGGTAACAGGTAGGAGTTTCCTGTGGAAGAAGGTTGGAATTGCCcttttcctggagctgcagcaggcacgGGAGATCTCTGACTGAATTACTCACTGAGTAATTCAGTGAGCTGCTGGTTAGTCTGTGTCAGGCTGCCACAGTGAGCCAGTTTTGATCTGAAAACACATTCTCAGtgtattttggaagaaaaattggCTGTTGCAGTTCTCCTGCAAGCTGGGCCTGTTAGAAGTGAGCCCTTGCTTGGAGCAGACTGAAAATGGTGACACCAAACATGTGGCAcatgtgttttttaaaagctgaatttgCACTGATGTTTTCCTCTGTTGTTCTTAGGGTGAAACttggaaatgctttttcagtatttattttcatcACTCTTCCAATGGAAGAAAAAGTCAATTTATTAAAACCCCTGAGTAGGAAGAAAGCAGTGATTCTGAGCAGCCTTGGCagtgagcagggagagagaggaaatcTGTGTATCTGCCCTTCCCGGGTACTACAAAAAGTTTGTGAGGGGTCACTGGGCCATCCAAATAATCCTGGGCTTGTACACTAAAAGGAATTTGCAGGACTGGCAGCAATCCAGGGAACCTCAGAGGCTGGGAAAGTTGTGCTCTGCTTTTTCGAGCACCGCTGCAATTCGGAAACAAGTTGTTTACTTTGGGAATTCTTGTCCCAGCTCGGTGCCAGAAACACAAAAATGGAGGTGGCTGCTGGGAGCTTGGAGCAAGCACACAAATCACAGagtcccaggatggtttggaagggaccttaaaaaccacccctgccatgggcagggacacctttcactatcccaggctgctccaagccctgtccaacctggtcttggacacttcaggggatccagggcagccccagctgctctgggcaccctgtgccaggacctgcccaccctcccagggaaggatttcttcccaatgTCTGATGTGAACTCACTCTCTGCAGTAAaggagcacacagagcctgCAAAGCAGCATATAGAACATTAAATCAGTGATGTGGGAGTCGTGGTTAGGGCTTTTGCAGGGAAGCAGGTTTGGAGCCTGTGACTCCAGTCAGAGCTGTCCGAGGTGGGAGCTGTGGGTCAGTGAAGGGATGCTGGAGGCACCACTGGCTGCTTCCAGGGAACActgtgtgctctgctggggaTCAGATGCTGCTCAGGGTGTTTTGGGCATGGGGATGCACACAGGGAGTGTTGTTTGCCAGCAGAGAtgactgcagcccctggtgttGACGGCAGTGCCTCACTGTCCCTTCTCTGCCCCGCAGGCGCCGCTACGGCAGCGACTCCAATCAACCCCTTCCAGGTGAACCAGCCTCAGCCTCTGACCCTGAACCAGATGCGAGCGAGCCCCgtgctgggcagcagcccctCGTTCAGCACCGTGCCCCCCC
This genomic window from Molothrus aeneus isolate 106 chromosome 16, BPBGC_Maene_1.0, whole genome shotgun sequence contains:
- the EPN2 gene encoding epsin-2 isoform X2 yields the protein MTTSSIRRQMKNIVNNYSEAEIKVREATSNDPWGPSSSLMTEIADLTYNVVAFSEIMSMIWKRLNDHGKNWRHVYKALTLLDYLIKTGSERVAQQCKENIFAIQTLKDFQYIDRDGKDQGINVREKSKQLVSLLKDDERLKTERAQALKTKERMAQVATGVGSNQITFGRGSSQPNLSTSYSEQEYGKSGGSPASYHGSTSPRVSSELEQARPQTSGEEELQLQLALAMSREVAEQEERLRRGDDLRLQMALEESRRDTIKIPKKKEHTTLLDLMDALPSSAPAPAKSEPWGPPAAAAAAAAAAANQTDPWGGSTAAAPASDPWQSFGAKPAASVDPWAAPAGSTAQPLAKNVDPWAPAQPSSTAAKSSVDPWGSAPANKPLSTSAESGSTLPSQHSGTTSPDLFESQHSSGTSGKQSTARKTPESFLGPNAALVNLDSLVSKPPQPVTSLNPFLAPGAATAATPINPFQVNQPQPLTLNQMRASPVLGSSPSFSTVPPLSMEPIPLSSMAPVPVGMAPLPAMGTIRMGQGLSIAGSMPQALHSTGMPPAASQAANTTNPFLL
- the EPN2 gene encoding epsin-2 isoform X1, translating into MTTSSIRRQMKNIVNNYSEAEIKVREATSNDPWGPSSSLMTEIADLTYNVVAFSEIMSMIWKRLNDHGKNWRHVYKALTLLDYLIKTGSERVAQQCKENIFAIQTLKDFQYIDRDGKDQGINVREKSKQLVSLLKDDERLKTERAQALKTKERMAQVATGVGSNQITFGRGSSQPNLSTSYSEQEYGKSGGSPASYHGSTSPRVSSELEQARPQTSGEEELQLQLALAMSREVAEQEERLRRGDDLRLQMALEESRRDTIKIPKKKEHTTLLDLMDALPSSAPAPAKSEPWGPPAAAAAAAAAAANQTDPWGGSTAAAPASDPWQSFGAKPAASVDPWAAPAGSTAQPLAKNVDPWAPAQPSSTAAKSSVDPWGSAPANKPLSTSGSTSFDLFSNLNGTVKDDFSEFDTLRTSKKPAESGSTLPSQHSGTTSPDLFESQHSSGTSGKQSTARKTPESFLGPNAALVNLDSLVSKPPQPVTSLNPFLAPGAATAATPINPFQVNQPQPLTLNQMRASPVLGSSPSFSTVPPLSMEPIPLSSMAPVPVGMAPLPAMGTIRMGQGLSIAGSMPQALHSTGMPPAASQAANTTNPFLL